The Listeria cossartiae subsp. cossartiae nucleotide sequence TGTTCAGTTTTCAAAGGTCAGTTTCTTTTGCTGCGAAAGCGTTTTGTCCGCATCAGCAACGTTTATAAATATACCAATATTTTTGCCTTTCGTCAATACTTTTTACAAAGTTTTTTTAATAAAGATGAAAAAAGATTAATTTAGTGTATAAATTGGTGATTAAATAGAGCTTTTAAAACATTATGTTGTATAAATTTGCATTCCTTTTTCTTCAAACTGTTCTTGTAAGACTGGATCTATTTCTTTTCCGGTGATGATGGAGGAGATTTCGTCTAGGGCTGCGTATTTGTATAGAGAGATACGGCCGAACTTGGTATGATCTGTTACTAGGATGACTTCATCGGCTGAGTGGAGCATTTGTTGTTTGGCCGGGATTAAGTATTCGTCGTAATGCATTAGGCCTTTGTCGATGTCGAGTGCTGGTGTGGTTACGAATGCTTTGTGTACGTGAATGCTTTGCAAGGTTCCACTTGTTATCATGCCATTAAGGATGAATGTTTCTGGATAGATAACACCGCCTGTTACGATTACTTTGGACGGAGAGAAGCGCATAATGGAAGCTACGTTGATATCATTTGTTATGACGGTTAGCTTGGAACGGTCTTTTAGTGCTGTTGCGATGTGCCCGGTTGTTGTTCCGGCATCGAGGATGATTGTATCGCCATCTTTGACCATTGTGGCTGCTAGTGTGGCGATGCGTTGTTTTTCTTCGTAGCGCACTTCGCTTCGTTTCTTCCAGTTGGGTTCGGAAACTACTTTTTCTTCTATCATAACTCCGCCGTGGGTTCTTTTTAGTTTTTTGTCTTTTTCTAGTGAGGTTAAATCGCGGCGAATGGTTGCTTCGTGGACTTCAAAATGTTTAGCTAGTTCGCTAACGGTTGCTATTTTGCGACTTTTGACATACTGGACGATGGCGCGTTTTCGTTCGATAGATAGCATTTCTTGCCCTCCTTTTGTTTAACTATATGGTAACTCCAATGGAAGAAAATCGCAAACAAACAAAAAACCTTGGAGCGATTGGCCCCAAGGTTTGGAAATGAAAATTAGTCGTTTAAGCGTTTTTCTAGTTCTGCTTTTTTGTCTTCGAAGCCTGGTTTGCCTAGTAATGCAAACATGTTAGCTTTGTATGCTTCTACGCCTGGTTGGTCAAATGGATTTACGCCATTTAGGTAACCGCTGATAGCTACTGCTTTTTCAAAGAAGTATACTAGGTAACCGAAAGTATAAGCGTCTAGTTCTGGTACTTCTACAACAAAGTTTGGAACTTCGCCGTCTGTATGCGCTAGAAGTGTTCCTTCGAATGCTTTTGTATTAACGAAATCAACTGTTTCGCCTGCAAGATAATTTAAGCCATCTAAATCTACGTCTTCTTTATTGATAGTTAAGTTGTGGCGCGGTTTATCCACTTTGATAACTGTTTCAAAAAGATTACGACGTCCGTCTTGGATATATTGACCGATAGAGTGTAAATCTGTGGAGAAGTTCGCGCTGGATGGGTAAATACCTTTTTTGTCTTTACCTTCACTTTCGCCGAATAATTGTTTCCACCACTCGTTGAAGTATTGCAAGCCTGGCTCATAGCTGATTAGAAGTTCTGTTACTTTGCCTTTACGGTAAAGAACGTTACGAGCTGCTGCATATTGGTATGCAATGTTGTTTTTAAGTTCTGGTTTGTCGAAATCTTTGCTTGCTGCTGCTGCTCCGTTCATTAGAGCATCAATGTCAACGCCGCTAACTGCGATTGGAAGTAAACCTACTGCAGTTAAAACGGAGAAACGTCCGCCAACGTCATCTGGAACAACAAATGTTTCGTAGCCTTCGTTGTCAGATAGCGTTTTTAGAGCACCTTTTGCTTTATCAGTTGTAGCGTAAATGCGTTTTTTCGCGCCTTCTTCGCCATATTTTTTGATTAAAAGTTCTTTGAAAACACGGAAAGCGATTGCTGGTTCTGTTGTTGTTCCGGATTTAGAAATAACGTTAACAGAGAAGTCGCGGTCGCCAACTACTTCAATAAGGTCATGTAAGTAGGAAGAACTGATGCTATTTCCCGCAAAGAATACTTGAGGTGTTTTACGCGCACCTTTTTCAAGTACATTATAGAAGGAATGATTTAATGTTTCGATTGCAGCACGTGCTCCAAGGTAAGAACCACCGATACCGATAACGATTAATACTTCTGAATCGCTATGGATTTTTTCGGTTGCTTTTTTGATACGAGCAAATTCTTCTTTGTCGTAATCTGTTGGTAAGTTAATCCAACCTAGCGCATCGTTACCAGCACCTGTACCGTTATGTAATGAATCATGAGCTGCTTTTACTGCTGGTTCAAGATAATCAAGTTCGCGTTCTTCAAAAAAACGGAGCGCTTTGGAATAATCAAATTTAATATGTGTCATTATTTTCCCTCCAAATTTTAAAAAAGTTTCTTTACTAACTTTATATCAATCAGTGCTTTTTAGCAAGGCTTGACCTTGTGAAATTTGAGCCTTTTTGAAAATTAGGTATAGTTTTCATATAAGACGCCCTCGCTTCGGACCAGTTCGTTTAATGATAATTGGTCTACAGCTAATAGATCGTCTGCTAGCGGAATGGGTACCCACTTTACGCGAAAAGCATTGTCCTCGTTCGGAGCGAGCATTGCATCGCCAACTGGTTTTGCTCGGAAGACAAATGTACAAACGTGCTCCCATGTAGCACGCCGCTCTTTGCAATGTAAAATTGACTCTATTGCTATATCGATATTTGTCTGCTCCTTTACTTTGCTTGCGAGTGCTTCTTCCATCGTTTGATTCGTTTCCACATGCCCGCCCGGAAACGCCCAAGCTAGGTTGCGATCCCTTACCACTAGTATCTCGTCTTTCTTTTCGTTATATACAAATGCCTGCACATGAATAGATCTTTTCACGAAAATCCCCCTTTTGACTAATTTATACTATTGAATAAATAGAAAATTACTACTAACTATTCCCTTTTTCTAAAATTTTAGTCAATTAAATTTATCAGCCTAGCTATTTACCCCGAAAAAGGGCTTGATAACTCGGCTGATAAGGGGTTTTATTTATCTGCTTTTTTAATCCATTCTTCTAGTTTGTCACGTAAAGTGTTAAAACCTTCATCATTTTCGCTAGATGAAACTGGTTTCTTTTTAGCTGGTTGTTCTTTTGGTGCTTCTTCTGTCGCTCTAATAGAAAGACTGATTTTATTTTTTTCTTCGTCAATATCTAGAATTTTCACTTTGACTTCTTGTCCTACTTCTAGAAAATCATGGATATCTTTGACGAAACCATGCGTGATTTCTGAAATATGAACTAAGCCTTGTGTTGAATTATCTAGTGCTACAAATGCGCCGTAGCTTTGAATTCCTGCAATTTTGCCAGAAACTACATCTCCTACTTTGAATGTACTCATCCTCATTCCTCCTACTTTCAACCTTACAATATTTTATAAATTATAACACTTAGGCGAAACTTTAACAATTATTCTAAATCCTTCTATAGCGAGCTTTCGAGGTGCCATTCGTGCTATAATTGAGGCGAATTAATGAGAAGGAGCGTGACATATTTGAGTCAATTTGATGAAGTCATTCCGCGTATTGGAACTAATTCAGAAAAGTGGGATGGGGCAGAAGAATTATTTGGCAGAAAAGGTATTATTCCGATGTGGGTAGCGGATATGGATTTCCGTGCGCCGCAACCTGTACTTGATGCGTTTCAGCGTCAAATCGATCATGGGATTTTTGGTTATTCCACGAAGTCAGAAGCACTTGTCGAGGCTGTTATTGATTGGAACAAGGAGCAACACCAGTTTGAAATCGATCCGAGCACGTTGTTTTTTAATGGGGCGGTTGTTCCGACAATTTCGTTAGCGATTCGTTCTCTCACCAATGAAGGTGATGCGGTTCTAATGGTTTCGCCGATTTATCCGCCATTTTTCAATGTAACGAAAGCGACCGAACGAAAAGTGGTTATGTCGCCACTTTTATATGAGAACCGTCAATATCGAATGGATTTTAATGATTTGGAAAAACGGATGAAAGAAGAAAATGTGAAATTGTTCCTTCTATGTAATCCGCAAAATCCTGGTGGTCGTTGCTTCACCAAAGAAGAACTTGTGGAATTAGCGAAACTATGCGAGAAATACCAAATTCCGATTGTTTCGGATGAGATTCATGCCGATTTAGTGATGAAAAACCATAAACACGTGCCGATGATGGTTGCGGCGCCATTTTATCAAGATCAAATTATTACTTTGATGGCTGCTACGAAAACATTTAACTTGGCGGCGATTAAAGCTTCCTACTATATTATTACGAATAAAGATTACCAAGCCAAATTCGCCGCGGAGCAAAAGTACGCTACGACTAACGGGCTCAATGTTTTTGGGATTATTGGTACAGAAGCGGCATACCGTCACGGGGCGCCTTGGTTAAAAGAGTTGAAAGAATATATTTATAGCAACTATGAATATGTCAAAGCAGAACTCGAAAAAGAAGTGCCCGAAGTTGGCGTGACGGACTTAGAAGCAACTTACTTGATGTGGCTTGATTGCCGCGCCCTTCCAAAAGACGAAAAAACAATTTACAACGATTTAATCGAAGCTGGTGTCGGTGTCCAAATGGGTTCTGGTTTCGGTCATTCTGGTAAAGGGTTTGTTCGTTTCAACATCGCCTGTCCAAAAGAAACATTGGAAAAAGCCGTGAAACTTCTGATTCAAGGCTTAAAAAAATAATTTTCCTGAGAGGAACTAAGTAGCAATTACTTAGTTTCTTTCTTTAGGAAATTGAATATAGCTTTGGTATACTATTCTTTGGAAAGTGAAATAATGTGCATTTTCCGTTTACATAAATTTAAAGGAGTTGGTATAACCGATGTTTTTAGGGCTTCGTGAATTAGTTTATTCTAAGTTGCGCTATATTTTAGTAACAGGCATCATGGTCTTAATTATGTTACTATCGCTTATTTTATCTGGGCTGGCAAATGGCCTTGCTTATGATAATGCTTCATCTGTCGCAGATAACGGGGTTCCATATTATGTTCTCAGCAAAGACGCCCAAGACAAATTATCAAGATCGCAGTTCCCAGAATCTAAACTCGCTGACGTGAAAAAAGATGCGAACGTGAAGGACGCTGCGGTACTTGGACAATCGATGCAAACTTTAAAACGGGAAAGTGACAGCAAAAAGTTTAGTGTAGCACTTTTCGGTATTCAACCAGATAGCTTTCTCGCTCCAAAAATTTCCGATGGAGCTAACATACAAGTGACAAAACCTGACGAAATCGTTGTTGATTCTTCCTTAAAATCAGACGGAATCAAAATTGGCGATGTTTTAATGGATGATATTTTAAATAGAGAATTAACAGTTGTCGGCTTTACGGAAAACCAAAAGTACAGCCACGCCCCTGTTGTTTATATTAATATCGCAACTTGGCAAGAAATCAATCCTGTTTTATATCACCAAAAAATCCCGCAAACAAGCACCATTGCGATTAAAACAGACGATCCTGATAAAGGAGTAACCCTTTCGGATAAAGATTTAACGACGATCGATCATAAAGCATTTTTAAATCAAATTCCAGGTTATTCCGCGGAGCAAATGACGCTTAATATGATGATTTTCTTCTTAATCATTATTGGCGGATTTATTTTAACGGCATTCTTCTATGTAATGACGCTTCAAAAAACAACGCAATTTGGTATTTTGAAAGCACTTGGAACGAAAACAAGTTACTTAGTGAAAAGCATTATTACCCAAGTGGTGATTATTTCGATTATTAGTATTTTAATTAGTGTCGGTGTAACGCTGATTTTACCAAGCATCATGCCAGCAGCGATGCCATTTAGATTAAGTCCGATGACGATTGCACTTTATAGTGGCTTGTTCTTCCTAGTTGCCCTATTCGGCGCACTTCTATCACTTAGACGAATCGCTAAAGTAGACGCACTAGATGCTATTCGAGGAGGTGACGAATAATGGAAACTCTATTATCTTTTGAGAAAGTGTATAAAGATTACCCGTCCGGTCCTTCAATTATTCATGCACTGAAGGAAACCAATTTCGAAGCGAAAAAAGGCGAACTAATCGCGATTGTTGGTCCGAGTGGTTCTGGTAAA carries:
- a CDS encoding ABC transporter permease is translated as MFLGLRELVYSKLRYILVTGIMVLIMLLSLILSGLANGLAYDNASSVADNGVPYYVLSKDAQDKLSRSQFPESKLADVKKDANVKDAAVLGQSMQTLKRESDSKKFSVALFGIQPDSFLAPKISDGANIQVTKPDEIVVDSSLKSDGIKIGDVLMDDILNRELTVVGFTENQKYSHAPVVYINIATWQEINPVLYHQKIPQTSTIAIKTDDPDKGVTLSDKDLTTIDHKAFLNQIPGYSAEQMTLNMMIFFLIIIGGFILTAFFYVMTLQKTTQFGILKALGTKTSYLVKSIITQVVIISIISILISVGVTLILPSIMPAAMPFRLSPMTIALYSGLFFLVALFGALLSLRRIAKVDALDAIRGGDE
- a CDS encoding MalY/PatB family protein, coding for MSQFDEVIPRIGTNSEKWDGAEELFGRKGIIPMWVADMDFRAPQPVLDAFQRQIDHGIFGYSTKSEALVEAVIDWNKEQHQFEIDPSTLFFNGAVVPTISLAIRSLTNEGDAVLMVSPIYPPFFNVTKATERKVVMSPLLYENRQYRMDFNDLEKRMKEENVKLFLLCNPQNPGGRCFTKEELVELAKLCEKYQIPIVSDEIHADLVMKNHKHVPMMVAAPFYQDQIITLMAATKTFNLAAIKASYYIITNKDYQAKFAAEQKYATTNGLNVFGIIGTEAAYRHGAPWLKELKEYIYSNYEYVKAELEKEVPEVGVTDLEATYLMWLDCRALPKDEKTIYNDLIEAGVGVQMGSGFGHSGKGFVRFNIACPKETLEKAVKLLIQGLKK
- a CDS encoding glucose-6-phosphate isomerase yields the protein MTHIKFDYSKALRFFEERELDYLEPAVKAAHDSLHNGTGAGNDALGWINLPTDYDKEEFARIKKATEKIHSDSEVLIVIGIGGSYLGARAAIETLNHSFYNVLEKGARKTPQVFFAGNSISSSYLHDLIEVVGDRDFSVNVISKSGTTTEPAIAFRVFKELLIKKYGEEGAKKRIYATTDKAKGALKTLSDNEGYETFVVPDDVGGRFSVLTAVGLLPIAVSGVDIDALMNGAAAASKDFDKPELKNNIAYQYAAARNVLYRKGKVTELLISYEPGLQYFNEWWKQLFGESEGKDKKGIYPSSANFSTDLHSIGQYIQDGRRNLFETVIKVDKPRHNLTINKEDVDLDGLNYLAGETVDFVNTKAFEGTLLAHTDGEVPNFVVEVPELDAYTFGYLVYFFEKAVAISGYLNGVNPFDQPGVEAYKANMFALLGKPGFEDKKAELEKRLND
- a CDS encoding DeoR/GlpR family DNA-binding transcription regulator, producing the protein MLSIERKRAIVQYVKSRKIATVSELAKHFEVHEATIRRDLTSLEKDKKLKRTHGGVMIEEKVVSEPNWKKRSEVRYEEKQRIATLAATMVKDGDTIILDAGTTTGHIATALKDRSKLTVITNDINVASIMRFSPSKVIVTGGVIYPETFILNGMITSGTLQSIHVHKAFVTTPALDIDKGLMHYDEYLIPAKQQMLHSADEVILVTDHTKFGRISLYKYAALDEISSIITGKEIDPVLQEQFEEKGMQIYTT
- the yugI gene encoding S1 domain-containing post-transcriptional regulator GSP13; the encoded protein is MSTFKVGDVVSGKIAGIQSYGAFVALDNSTQGLVHISEITHGFVKDIHDFLEVGQEVKVKILDIDEEKNKISLSIRATEEAPKEQPAKKKPVSSSENDEGFNTLRDKLEEWIKKADK
- a CDS encoding NUDIX hydrolase, which gives rise to MKRSIHVQAFVYNEKKDEILVVRDRNLAWAFPGGHVETNQTMEEALASKVKEQTNIDIAIESILHCKERRATWEHVCTFVFRAKPVGDAMLAPNEDNAFRVKWVPIPLADDLLAVDQLSLNELVRSEGVLYENYT